The following coding sequences lie in one Globicephala melas chromosome 15, mGloMel1.2, whole genome shotgun sequence genomic window:
- the LOC115861076 gene encoding apoptosis-associated speck-like protein containing a CARD isoform X3, producing the protein MGCMRDAILEALENLTAEEFKKFKTKLLSVSLHEGYGRIPRGTLLPTDAVDLTDKLVSYYLEAYGANLMALVLRDMGMQETWGKGELASSTLRAEVQTTLHFVEQHRAALIARVTDVDGVLDALYGKVLTEEQYQAVRAERTNPTKMRKLFSFAPAWNRTCKDLLLQALRDTQPYLVVDLEQS; encoded by the exons ATGGGGTGCATGCGTGATGCCATCCTGGAGGCGCTGGAGAACCTGACTGCAGAGGAGTTCAAGAAGTTCAAGACGAAGCTGCTTTCAGTGTCGCTGCACGAAGGCTACGGACGCATCCCACGGGGGACGCTGCTACCCACGGATGCTGTGGACCTCACCGACAAGCTCGTCAGCTACTATCTGGAGGCGTACGGTGCCAACCTCATGGCGCTCGTGCTTCGCGACATGGGCATGCAGGAGACCTGGGGCAAGGGGGAGCTCGCCTCCTCCACCCTCCGCGCAGAGGTCCAGACCA CACTGCACTTTGTGGAGCAGCATCGGGCGGCCCTCATTGCGCGGGTCACAGACGTGGATGGGGTGCTGGACGCCCTGTACGGGAAGGTCCTGACAGAGGAGCAGTACCAGGCAGTGCGGGCGGAGCGCACCAATCCTACCAAGATGAGGAAGCTCTTCAGCTTTGCTCCAGCCTGGAACCGGACCTGCAAGGATCTGCTCCTCCAGGCCCTGAGGGACACCCAGCCCTACCTGGTGGTCGACCTGGAGCAGAGCTGA
- the LOC115861076 gene encoding apoptosis-associated speck-like protein containing a CARD isoform X1, translated as MGCMRDAILEALENLTAEEFKKFKTKLLSVSLHEGYGRIPRGTLLPTDAVDLTDKLVSYYLEAYGANLMALVLRDMGMQETWGKGELASSTLRAECSRGTGSSTHTGPSSSPLLLPAPALHFVEQHRAALIARVTDVDGVLDALYGKVLTEEQYQAVRAERTNPTKMRKLFSFAPAWNRTCKDLLLQALRDTQPYLVVDLEQS; from the exons ATGGGGTGCATGCGTGATGCCATCCTGGAGGCGCTGGAGAACCTGACTGCAGAGGAGTTCAAGAAGTTCAAGACGAAGCTGCTTTCAGTGTCGCTGCACGAAGGCTACGGACGCATCCCACGGGGGACGCTGCTACCCACGGATGCTGTGGACCTCACCGACAAGCTCGTCAGCTACTATCTGGAGGCGTACGGTGCCAACCTCATGGCGCTCGTGCTTCGCGACATGGGCATGCAGGAGACCTGGGGCAAGGGGGAGCTCGCCTCCTCCACCCTCCGCGCAGAG TGTTCAAGAGGGACAGGCTCCAGCACCCACACTGGTCCCAGCtcatcccctctcctccttcccgcCCCAGCACTGCACTTTGTGGAGCAGCATCGGGCGGCCCTCATTGCGCGGGTCACAGACGTGGATGGGGTGCTGGACGCCCTGTACGGGAAGGTCCTGACAGAGGAGCAGTACCAGGCAGTGCGGGCGGAGCGCACCAATCCTACCAAGATGAGGAAGCTCTTCAGCTTTGCTCCAGCCTGGAACCGGACCTGCAAGGATCTGCTCCTCCAGGCCCTGAGGGACACCCAGCCCTACCTGGTGGTCGACCTGGAGCAGAGCTGA
- the LOC115861076 gene encoding apoptosis-associated speck-like protein containing a CARD isoform X2 produces MGCMRDAILEALENLTAEEFKKFKTKLLSVSLHEGYGRIPRGTLLPTDAVDLTDKLVSYYLEAYGANLMALVLRDMGMQETWGKGELASSTLRSSTHTGPSSSPLLLPAPALHFVEQHRAALIARVTDVDGVLDALYGKVLTEEQYQAVRAERTNPTKMRKLFSFAPAWNRTCKDLLLQALRDTQPYLVVDLEQS; encoded by the exons ATGGGGTGCATGCGTGATGCCATCCTGGAGGCGCTGGAGAACCTGACTGCAGAGGAGTTCAAGAAGTTCAAGACGAAGCTGCTTTCAGTGTCGCTGCACGAAGGCTACGGACGCATCCCACGGGGGACGCTGCTACCCACGGATGCTGTGGACCTCACCGACAAGCTCGTCAGCTACTATCTGGAGGCGTACGGTGCCAACCTCATGGCGCTCGTGCTTCGCGACATGGGCATGCAGGAGACCTGGGGCAAGGGGGAGCTCGCCTCCTCCACCCTCC GCTCCAGCACCCACACTGGTCCCAGCtcatcccctctcctccttcccgcCCCAGCACTGCACTTTGTGGAGCAGCATCGGGCGGCCCTCATTGCGCGGGTCACAGACGTGGATGGGGTGCTGGACGCCCTGTACGGGAAGGTCCTGACAGAGGAGCAGTACCAGGCAGTGCGGGCGGAGCGCACCAATCCTACCAAGATGAGGAAGCTCTTCAGCTTTGCTCCAGCCTGGAACCGGACCTGCAAGGATCTGCTCCTCCAGGCCCTGAGGGACACCCAGCCCTACCTGGTGGTCGACCTGGAGCAGAGCTGA